ATCCTACGGAGAAAACATATGCAGAGCGCGTGAACTGGCATCGTGTATTCTTTGATACCACCTACAACTATTCCGGTGCCAATGGAATCAAGTTGGTGAGCGGAAAGTGGGATAACAACCAGACAAAGGAATATGTTTTTGCCCGCGTCAATGGATGGCTGGAAAAGTACTTTGGCAAGGACCATGGAATTACCTTGGGCTTGACCGAAACAGATATTATTGACAAGGACGATCCCATGACCACTGCGCTTACGTACGCCTCCTGGCTTGGAACCTTTATGGATAATGGTGTGGAAATTTTCACGCCTTGGACATGGGGCGAAGGCATGTACGAAGTGGTGCATCTCTTTAGCCGCTATAATCAGCAATTCCGGGTGCAGTCTGAATCCAGCAACGATTCCTTGCTTTCGGCATATGCCTCTGTAAGCAATGCAAGAGATTCCATGACGGTGATTCTTGTGAACCGCGCAGAAAAGGATGCACAAAGCGTGACCTTGAATGTGAAGGGCTTGAAGAATGTGGGTGCTTCTGCAGAAACTTTGACATTGGCTGGAATCAGCGGCGAGACTTTTGTTTCTCACGAAAGCAATGCATTGAAGAAGGGCGCTGCAACTGTTGATGTTGCTGCTGGTACGGTGGCTCTCGAAGTGCCTGCAAAGTCCATTGTGGCGGTGCGCTTGACTGCTGACCCGGGCGATGTGATTGACGCTATTTTCAAGCCATATGATCGTCGCACCGTCAGAAACCAGCCCATGGTTTTCCGTGAAGATCATCAAGTGAAAGTCCGTGGCGGCGAACGATATGGTGAAAAGATCTTCCATGTGAACGGAAAAGTCGTGAAGTAAGGTTTGCGTTTGCTTTAATACAAAAAAGCCCCGGCACAAAGTGTCGGGGTTTAATGCTTTTTGGATCCTTCGGTCACTGCGTTCCCTCAGGATGACGCGGTTGAGTCCCTCAGGATGACGCGGACGATACAAAAAATTAGCCGTTGACCAACTTTACGAATTCGCGGCAGACTTCTTCGGGATTGGGCTTGCCGAAGATTGCGGAGCCTACGACGAATACGTTTGCGCCAGCTTCCTTGCAAGCGAGGATGTTGTCCAGCTTGACGCCGCCATCGATCTGGATGTCAAGTTCCGGCTTCATCTGGCGAAGTTCGCGAATTTTGTCCAGGCAGTAGGGAATGAGGCTCTGGCCGCCGAAACCCGGATTCACAGACATCACCAGAACCATGTCAACGATGTCGAGAACATGCTTGATGCTTGTAAGCGGGGTTGCCGGGTTGATGGCAACAGCGGGCTTTACGCCAAGTTCTGCAATCTGGTGCAGCAAACGATCCAGATGGTTAGTGGTTTCGGCGTGGACGCTGATGAGGTGTGCGCCAGCCTTTGCAAATTCACCTACGTAGTTTTCGGGATTGGCGATCATCAAGTGGCAATCCAGCGGAAGGCTTGTGCCCTTCTTGACGCAGGCGGAAATGCCCGGGCCAAAGCTGATGTTCGGAACAAAGTGTCCGTCCATGATGTCCAAGTGAACGAGGCCTGCGCCGCCGTTTTCGATGGCCTTGAGGCCGTTGCCTAATTCCAGAAAGTTTGCGTTTAAGACGCTGGGTGCGATAATTTGCTTCATGGCGTGCAAGTTAGAAATTTTGCATTCATTTGCCAATCTAGACAGATAAA
This genomic stretch from Fibrobacter sp. harbors:
- the rpe gene encoding ribulose-phosphate 3-epimerase — protein: MKQIIAPSVLNANFLELGNGLKAIENGGAGLVHLDIMDGHFVPNISFGPGISACVKKGTSLPLDCHLMIANPENYVGEFAKAGAHLISVHAETTNHLDRLLHQIAELGVKPAVAINPATPLTSIKHVLDIVDMVLVMSVNPGFGGQSLIPYCLDKIRELRQMKPELDIQIDGGVKLDNILACKEAGANVFVVGSAIFGKPNPEEVCREFVKLVNG